A stretch of the Staphylococcus sp. NRL 16/872 genome encodes the following:
- the xerC gene encoding tyrosine recombinase XerC: protein MEEIQNIFLNMLKVERNFSDHTLKSYHDDLEQFNRFLNQEMLKLNTFEYKDARNYLSFLYSQNLKRTTVSRKISTLRTFYEFWMTQDNSIVNPFVQLVHPKKEQYLPQFFYEEEMDALFKTVTKDAKKGLRDRVILELLYATGIRVSELVNIKLTDIDMSLPGVKVLGKGNKERFVPFGEFCRQSIEQYLNEFKPVQHKSHPYLIVNMKGDPITVRGIRHVLNDVVKRTAGVTEIHPHKLRHTFATHLLNQGADLRTVQSLLGHVNLSTTGKYTHVSNQQLRKVYLNAHPRAKKESK, encoded by the coding sequence GTGGAAGAAATCCAAAATATATTTTTAAATATGCTAAAAGTTGAAAGAAATTTCTCCGACCATACCTTAAAATCTTATCATGATGATTTAGAGCAATTTAACCGTTTTCTAAATCAAGAAATGTTAAAATTAAATACATTTGAATATAAAGACGCTAGAAATTATTTGAGTTTTTTATATTCTCAAAATTTAAAAAGAACGACTGTATCTAGAAAAATATCAACGCTAAGAACATTTTATGAATTTTGGATGACCCAAGATAATTCAATCGTTAATCCTTTTGTTCAATTAGTGCATCCCAAAAAAGAACAATATTTACCCCAATTCTTTTATGAAGAAGAGATGGATGCATTGTTTAAGACAGTAACTAAAGATGCTAAAAAAGGATTAAGAGATCGAGTTATTTTAGAATTATTGTATGCAACCGGCATACGTGTTTCAGAATTAGTAAATATTAAACTTACAGATATAGATATGTCATTACCAGGTGTGAAAGTACTAGGCAAAGGTAATAAAGAACGCTTTGTGCCATTTGGAGAATTTTGTCGACAAAGTATTGAACAATATTTAAATGAATTTAAACCTGTTCAACACAAATCACATCCCTATTTGATTGTGAATATGAAGGGTGATCCTATTACAGTTAGAGGAATTCGTCATGTACTCAATGATGTAGTTAAGCGTACTGCAGGTGTAACTGAGATACATCCACACAAATTAAGACATACGTTTGCTACGCATTTATTAAATCAAGGGGCTGATTTAAGAACGGTACAATCTTTGTTGGGTCATGTAAATCTTTCTACAACTGGAAAGTATACACATGTATCAAATCAACAATTACGTAAGGTATATTTAAACGCACATCCTCGAGCAAAAAAGGAGAGTAAATAA
- the dprA gene encoding DNA-processing protein DprA has product MSDNEIVLLKLRWAGYSTQQIHHLLNLYPDYLSFSFRDQVDTLRTWEKLYSKKELVDRFIKININEITEQLSCHHVSFISSFNASYSPLLKQIYDYPLIIFYKGNVNLLSSTNTLGVVGSRVATQYSSHAMQYLFSNFTHIPLTIVSGLAKGADSLAHHYALKFNLPTIAVLGHGHLKHYPKETEKLRYIIEEKGLVISEYPPFINIARYHFPQRNRLISGLSKGVLITEAGIKSGSQITIDCAIEQNRNVYVLPGSMFNPLTKGNLLRAQEGAMIVSEAQDILNDY; this is encoded by the coding sequence ATGTCAGACAACGAAATAGTTTTATTGAAACTTAGATGGGCTGGGTATTCAACACAACAGATTCATCATTTATTAAACTTGTACCCTGATTATTTAAGTTTTTCATTCAGAGATCAAGTAGATACCTTAAGAACTTGGGAAAAGCTTTACAGTAAAAAAGAACTTGTAGATCGATTTATTAAAATTAACATCAACGAAATAACAGAACAATTATCATGCCATCATGTGAGTTTTATTTCTTCATTTAATGCTTCGTATTCACCGCTTCTCAAGCAAATTTATGATTATCCATTGATTATATTTTATAAAGGAAATGTCAATTTACTCTCTTCTACCAATACTTTAGGCGTTGTAGGCTCACGTGTCGCTACTCAATATTCCTCTCATGCCATGCAATATCTCTTCTCAAACTTCACTCATATACCTCTTACTATTGTTTCAGGACTAGCTAAAGGTGCAGATAGTTTAGCACACCATTACGCATTAAAATTCAATTTACCTACTATTGCAGTTTTAGGTCATGGTCATTTAAAACACTATCCCAAAGAAACTGAAAAACTACGATATATAATTGAAGAAAAAGGATTAGTTATTAGTGAATATCCACCATTTATAAATATTGCAAGGTATCACTTTCCACAACGTAATCGTCTAATTAGTGGTTTATCAAAAGGGGTTCTAATTACTGAAGCAGGTATTAAAAGCGGTAGTCAAATTACGATAGACTGTGCGATTGAACAAAATAGAAATGTATATGTATTACCAGGCTCTATGTTTAACCCATTAACAAAAGGAAACTTGTTAAGAGCTCAAGAAGGAGCAATGATAGTTTCAGAAGCACAAGATATATTGAATGATTATTAA
- the trmFO gene encoding FADH(2)-oxidizing methylenetetrahydrofolate--tRNA-(uracil(54)-C(5))-methyltransferase TrmFO: MSQTVNVVGAGLAGSEAAYQLAQRGIKVNLIEMRPVKQTPAHHTDKFAELVCSNSLRGNALTNGVGVLKEEMRRLDSLIIAAADKARVPAGGALAVDRHDFSGYITDTLRNHPNVTVLNEEIHSIPEGYTIIATGPLTTENLAKEIVDITGKDQLYFYDAAAPIIEKDSIDMDKVYLKSRYDKGEAAYLNCPMTEEEFNRFYDAVLEAEVAPTNEFEKEKYFEGCMPFEVMAERGRKTLLFGPMKPVGLEDPKTGKRPYAVVQLRQDDAAGTLYNIVGFQTHLKWGAQKEVIRLIPGLENVDIVRYGVMHRNTFINSPDVLNVKYELINENRIQFAGQMTGVEGYVESAASGLVAGINLAHKLQNKGEVIFPRETMIGSMAYYISHAKNEKNFQPMNANFGLLPSLEKRIKDKKERYEAQANRALEYLENFKKTL; the protein is encoded by the coding sequence ATGAGTCAAACCGTTAACGTAGTTGGTGCAGGTTTAGCTGGTTCAGAAGCTGCTTACCAATTAGCACAACGAGGAATTAAAGTTAACCTAATTGAAATGCGTCCAGTGAAACAAACACCAGCGCACCATACTGATAAATTTGCAGAATTAGTATGTTCTAACTCATTAAGAGGTAATGCATTAACAAACGGCGTAGGTGTATTAAAAGAAGAAATGAGACGCTTAGACTCATTAATTATTGCAGCTGCTGACAAAGCTAGAGTTCCTGCGGGAGGCGCTTTAGCTGTAGATAGACATGACTTTTCAGGTTATATCACTGATACATTAAGAAATCATCCTAATGTGACTGTATTAAATGAAGAAATTCATAGCATTCCAGAAGGCTATACAATCATTGCTACTGGACCATTAACTACTGAGAATTTAGCAAAAGAAATTGTAGACATTACTGGCAAAGACCAATTATATTTCTATGATGCTGCAGCGCCTATTATTGAAAAAGATTCAATTGATATGGACAAAGTGTATCTAAAATCACGTTATGATAAAGGTGAAGCGGCATACTTAAACTGTCCGATGACAGAAGAAGAATTTAACCGTTTTTATGATGCAGTTCTTGAAGCAGAAGTTGCGCCAACAAATGAATTTGAAAAAGAAAAATATTTCGAAGGTTGTATGCCTTTTGAAGTAATGGCTGAACGTGGTCGTAAAACATTATTATTCGGACCTATGAAACCAGTTGGTCTTGAAGATCCTAAAACAGGTAAACGCCCATATGCAGTTGTACAATTACGACAAGACGATGCAGCTGGTACACTTTACAATATTGTTGGTTTCCAAACGCATTTAAAATGGGGCGCACAAAAAGAAGTTATCCGATTAATTCCAGGCTTAGAGAATGTTGATATCGTAAGATATGGCGTTATGCATCGAAATACATTCATTAATTCACCAGATGTTTTAAATGTGAAATATGAATTAATTAATGAGAATAGAATTCAATTTGCTGGTCAAATGACTGGCGTTGAAGGTTATGTAGAAAGTGCAGCAAGTGGGCTTGTAGCTGGAATTAACTTAGCTCATAAACTTCAAAATAAAGGCGAAGTTATTTTCCCTAGAGAAACTATGATAGGTAGTATGGCATATTATATTTCTCATGCTAAAAATGAAAAGAACTTCCAACCTATGAATGCCAATTTCGGCTTGCTTCCCTCATTAGAGAAACGTATTAAGGATAAAAAAGAACGTTACGAAGCACAAGCAAACAGAGCTTTAGAATACCTTGAGAACTTCAAGAAGACACTATAA
- the topA gene encoding type I DNA topoisomerase: MADNLVIVESPAKAKTIEKYLGKKYKVIASMGHVRDLPRSQMGVDVEDNFEPKYITIRGKGPVVKDLKKYAKKAKKVFLASDPDREGEAIAWHLSKILELDDTKENRVVFNEITKDAVKESFKHPRDIQMDLVDAQQARRILDRLVGYNISPVLWKKVKKGLSAGRVQSVALRLVIDRENEIRNFKPEEYWTIEGEFRYKKSKFNAKFLHYKNKPSKLKTKKDVEKITAELNGDEFEITNVNKKEKTRNPANPFTTSTLQQEAARKLNFKARKTMMLAQQLYEGIDLKRQGTVGLITYMRTDSTRISQSAKDEAKNYIEDKYGKEYVSRRTAKGKQGDQDAHEAIRPTSTLRTPDEMKAYLTRDQHRLYKLIWERFVASQMAPAILDTVALDVTQNDIKFRANGQTIKFKGFMTLYVEAKDDKENEKKENKLPKLSEGDKVTATQIEPSQHFTQPPPRYTEARLVKTLEELKIGRPSTYAPTIDTIQKRNYVKLESKRFVPTELGEIVYEQVKDYFPEIIDVEFTVNMETLLDKIAEGDIGWRKVIDNFYGSFKLDVERAEEEMEKVEIKDEPAGEDCEVCGSPMVIKMGRYGKFMACSNFPDCRNTKAIVKTIGVTCPKCKDGDVVERKSKKNRLFYGCSNYPECDFISWDKPVGRDCPKCNHYLMEHKKGRSSQVICSNCDYKEEVQK; the protein is encoded by the coding sequence TTGGCAGATAATTTAGTCATAGTTGAGTCGCCTGCAAAAGCTAAAACCATTGAAAAATATTTAGGTAAAAAATATAAAGTTATTGCTTCTATGGGACATGTTCGTGACTTACCAAGAAGTCAAATGGGTGTCGATGTAGAAGATAATTTTGAACCAAAATATATTACTATTCGCGGTAAAGGTCCCGTCGTTAAAGATTTGAAGAAATATGCTAAGAAAGCGAAAAAAGTTTTCCTAGCGAGTGACCCCGACCGTGAAGGTGAAGCGATTGCTTGGCATTTATCAAAAATTTTAGAACTTGATGATACAAAAGAAAACAGAGTAGTATTTAATGAAATTACAAAAGACGCGGTTAAAGAAAGTTTTAAGCATCCACGTGATATTCAAATGGATTTAGTAGATGCTCAACAAGCGCGTCGTATTTTAGATAGATTAGTAGGTTATAACATTTCTCCAGTATTATGGAAGAAAGTGAAAAAAGGTTTATCAGCAGGACGTGTGCAATCAGTAGCATTAAGATTAGTAATTGATAGAGAAAATGAAATTCGCAATTTCAAACCTGAAGAATATTGGACAATTGAAGGCGAATTTAGATATAAAAAATCAAAATTTAATGCGAAATTTTTACATTATAAAAACAAGCCATCTAAATTAAAGACTAAGAAAGATGTAGAAAAAATTACTGCTGAACTTAATGGTGATGAATTTGAAATTACGAATGTAAATAAAAAGGAAAAAACAAGAAACCCAGCTAATCCTTTTACAACTTCAACCCTTCAACAAGAAGCAGCGCGTAAATTAAACTTTAAAGCTCGTAAAACAATGATGCTTGCACAACAATTGTATGAAGGTATTGATTTAAAAAGACAAGGGACAGTTGGTTTAATTACTTATATGCGTACAGACTCTACACGTATTTCTCAATCAGCTAAAGACGAAGCGAAAAATTATATTGAGGATAAATACGGAAAAGAGTATGTTTCTCGTCGCACAGCTAAAGGCAAACAAGGGGACCAAGATGCCCATGAGGCAATTCGTCCTACAAGTACATTACGTACACCTGATGAAATGAAAGCGTATTTAACTCGTGATCAACATCGTTTATATAAATTAATTTGGGAACGTTTTGTAGCGAGTCAAATGGCACCAGCTATTTTAGATACTGTAGCTTTAGACGTTACTCAAAATGACATTAAGTTTAGAGCCAATGGACAAACAATTAAATTTAAAGGCTTTATGACTTTATATGTTGAAGCTAAAGACGATAAAGAAAATGAAAAAAAAGAAAACAAATTACCAAAATTAAGTGAAGGCGATAAAGTTACTGCAACACAAATTGAACCTTCACAACACTTTACTCAACCACCTCCACGTTATACAGAAGCACGTCTAGTAAAAACATTAGAAGAATTGAAAATCGGTAGACCATCAACGTATGCACCGACCATTGATACAATTCAAAAAAGAAACTATGTAAAACTTGAAAGTAAACGTTTCGTACCTACTGAATTAGGCGAAATCGTGTATGAACAAGTTAAAGATTACTTCCCTGAAATTATCGATGTAGAATTTACAGTTAATATGGAAACACTTTTAGATAAAATTGCTGAAGGAGATATTGGTTGGAGAAAAGTTATAGATAATTTCTATGGTAGTTTCAAACTAGACGTGGAACGCGCTGAAGAGGAAATGGAAAAAGTTGAAATCAAAGACGAACCAGCTGGAGAAGATTGTGAAGTCTGTGGTTCGCCAATGGTTATCAAAATGGGCCGTTATGGTAAATTCATGGCTTGTTCTAATTTCCCTGATTGTAGAAATACAAAAGCTATTGTTAAAACAATTGGTGTTACTTGTCCTAAATGTAAAGATGGCGATGTAGTAGAAAGAAAATCTAAGAAAAATAGATTATTCTATGGTTGTTCAAATTATCCAGAATGCGACTTTATTTCATGGGATAAACCAGTAGGTCGTGATTGTCCTAAATGTAATCACTATCTCATGGAACATAAGAAAGGACGTAGTTCTCAAGTTATTTGTTCAAATTGTGACTATAAAGAAGAAGTTCAGAAATAA
- the hslV gene encoding ATP-dependent protease subunit HslV, with protein sequence MSKTSLHATTIYAVRHNGEAAMAGDGQVTLGEQVIMKQTARKVRRLYEGKVLAGFAGSVADAFTLFEKFETKLQQFSGNLERAAVELAQEWRGDKQLRQLEAMLIVMNKDAILVVSGTGEVIAPDDDLIAIGSGGNYALSAGRALKRHATHMSAKEMAYESLKVASDICVFTNDNIIVETL encoded by the coding sequence ATGAGTAAGACATCATTACATGCTACAACTATTTATGCAGTTAGACATAATGGAGAAGCAGCGATGGCAGGAGACGGCCAAGTTACACTTGGTGAACAAGTCATTATGAAACAAACTGCCCGTAAAGTTAGACGCTTGTATGAAGGTAAGGTATTAGCTGGATTTGCAGGAAGTGTTGCTGATGCGTTTACTTTATTTGAAAAGTTTGAAACTAAACTACAACAATTCAGTGGTAATTTAGAGCGTGCAGCTGTTGAACTCGCTCAAGAATGGCGTGGGGATAAACAGCTACGTCAACTTGAGGCAATGCTTATTGTTATGAATAAAGATGCTATATTAGTTGTTAGTGGAACAGGAGAAGTTATTGCACCAGATGATGATTTAATCGCCATTGGTTCTGGTGGTAACTATGCATTAAGTGCTGGTAGAGCATTGAAACGTCATGCAACACATATGTCAGCAAAAGAAATGGCTTATGAAAGTTTAAAAGTAGCTTCTGATATTTGTGTGTTTACAAACGATAATATTATTGTAGAAACTTTATAA